One genomic segment of Sparus aurata chromosome 24, fSpaAur1.1, whole genome shotgun sequence includes these proteins:
- the atp5f1b gene encoding ATP synthase F(1) complex subunit beta, mitochondrial, whose amino-acid sequence MLGAVGRCCTGALQALKPGVQPLKALVGSPAVLSRRDYVAPAAAAAIANGRIVAVIGAVVDVQFDEGLPPILNALEVAGRESRLVLEVAQHLGENTVRTIAMDGTEGLVRGQKVLDTGAPIRIPVGPETLGRIMNVIGEPIDERGPISTKQTAPIHAEAPEFTDMSVEQEILVTGIKVVDLLAPYAKGGKIGLFGGAGVGKTVLIMELINNVAKAHGGYSVFAGVGERTREGNDLYHEMIESGVINLKDTTSKVALVYGQMNEPPGARARVALTGLTVAEYFRDQEGQDVLLFIDNIFRFTQAGSEVSALLGRIPSAVGYQPTLATDMGTMQERITTTKKGSITSVQAIYVPADDLTDPAPATTFAHLDATTVLSRAIAELGIYPAVDPLDSTSRIMDPNIVGAEHYDVARGVQKILQDYKSLQDIIAILGMDELSEEDRLTVARARKIQRFLSQPFQVAEVFTGHMGKLVPLKETIKGFQSILGGEYDALPEQAFYMVGPIEEVVQKAEKLAEEHS is encoded by the exons ATGTTAGGAGCTGTGGGACGCTGCTGCACCGGGGCTCTGCAGGCTCTTAAGCCTGGGGTCCAGCCCCTGAAAGCTCTCGTTGGATCCCCAGCCGTCCTCTCAC GCAGAGATTATGTCGCAcctgccgccgctgctgccaTCGCCAACGGGCGCATTGTGGCCGTCATCGGTGCCGTCGTCGACGTCCAGTTCGATGAGGGCCTCCCTCCCATCCTCAACGCCCTGGAAGTAGCCGGCCGCGAATCCAGGCTAGTCCTGGAGGTTGCACAGCATCTTG GGGAGAACACAGTGCGTACCATTGCCATGGATGGTACAGAGGGTCTGGTGCGTGGACAGAAGGTTCTGGACACTGGAGCCCCCATCAGAATCCCAGTGGGACCCGAGACCCTGGGCAGGATCATGAATGTCATTGGGGAGCCCATCGACGAGAGGGGTCCCATCTCCACCAAGCA GACTGCACCCATCCACGCTGAGGCCCCTGAATTCACCGACATGAGCGTGGAGCAGGAGATTCTGGTGACTGGCATCAAGGTTGTGGACCTGCTGGCCCCCTACGCCAAGGGAGGAAAGATCG GTCTGTTCGGTGGTGCTGGTGTCGGCAAGACTGTGTTGATCATGGAGCTTATTAACAACGTGGCCAAGGCCCATGGTGGTTACTCCGTGTTCGCCGGTGTGGGAGAGCGTACCCGCGAGGGAAATGACTTGTACCATGAGATGATTGAGTCTGGTGTCATCAACCTGAAGGACACCACCTCCAAG GTGGCGCTGGTGTACGGACAGATGAACGAGCCCCCAGGTGCCCGTGCCAGGGTGGCTTTGACTGGTCTGACCGTAGCCGAGTACTTCCGTGACCAGGAGGGTCaggatgtgctgctcttcaTTGACAACATCTTCCGCTTCACACAGGCTGGCTCTGAG GTGTCTGCCCTGCTGGGTCGTATCCCCTCTGCTGTGGGTTACCAGCCCACTCTGGCCACTGACATGGGTACCATGCAGGAAAGAATCACCACCACCAAGAAGGGTTCAATCACATCTGTGCAG GCCATCTATGTGCCAGCTGACGATTTGACTGACCCTGCCCCCGCCACCACCTTCGCTCACTTGGACGCCACAACTGTGTTGTCCCGCGCCATCGCTGAGCTGGGAATCTACCCCGCTGTCGACCCCCTGGACTCCACCTCCCGTATCATGGACCCCAACATTGTCGGAGCTGAGCACTACGATGTTGCCCGTGGTGTGCAGAAAATCCTTCAG GACTACAAATCCCTGCAGGATATCATTGCCATCCTGGGTATGGATGAgttgtctgaggaggacagacTGACTGTCGCCCGTGCCCGTAAGATCCAGCGTTTCCTGTCCCAGCCCTTCCAGGTGGCTGAGGTCTTCACTGGCCACATGGGCAAGCTGGTGCCCCTCAAAGAGACCATCAAGGGCTTCCAGAGCATCCTTGGAG GTGAGTACGACGCTCTGCCCGAGCAGGCTTTCTACATGGTCGGCCCCATCGAGGAAGTCGTTCAGAAGGCAGAGAAGCTGGCTGAGGAGCACTCATAA
- the LOC115577111 gene encoding retinol dehydrogenase 16-like, translating to MFLYLLGLLVFYYLYRWVRELPRVPDKGNKYVYITGCDSGFGNLLARHLDKKGFRVIASCFTEKGEEELKKACSGNLITAHLDVRSMDSVAKVAAMIKDKVGERGLWAVVNNAGVSVPSAPCDWLTVDDYKYMLDVNLNGVIAVTLSVLPLIKKARGRVVNVASVFGRISPTGGPYTVSKYGVEGFNDSLRLNMAPFGVKVLCIEPGFFKTNVTDAAILSKNVQTVWDRLPQEVKDDYGTEYVKKALAVITDKVTKMSDGDLMKVVSCMEHAVAAVRPRTRYSPGWDAKLFWLPLSYMPTCISDYLLSKEAIPIAKPIQ from the exons ATGTTCCTGTACCTCCTGGGGCTGCTGGTTTTCTACTACTTGTACCGCTGGGTCAGGGAGCTTCCAAGAGTCCCTGACAAAGGCAACAAGTATGTGTACATCACAGGCTGCGACTCTGGCTTTGGAAACCTCCTGGCCCGCCATCTGGACAAGAAGGGCTTCAGAGTGATCGCTTCTTGTTTCACCGAGAAGGGAgaagaggagctgaagaaggcgTGCTCAGGCAACCTGATCACAGCACACCTGGATGTTCGGTCCATGGACAGCGTTGCCAAAGTTGCAGCGATGATCAAGGACAAAGTGGGGGAGCGTG GTTTGTGGGCTGTAGTGAACAATGCAGGTGTGTCCGTTCCCTCTGCCCCGTGTGATTGGCTGACCGTCGATGACTACAAGTACATGCTGGACGTGAACCTGAACGGGGTGATCGCGGTGACCCTAAGCGTCCTGCCGCTTATCAAGAAAGCCAGAGGGAGGGTGGTCAACGTAGCCAGTGTGTTTGGGAGGATCAGTCCTACAGGAGGCCCATACACTGTCTCTAAGTATGGTGTGGAGGGTTTCAATGACAGCCTCAG gtTAAACATGGCACCTTTTGGCGTCAAAGTCCTCTGCATTGAGCCAGGCTTCTTCAAGACAAACGTGACTGACGCTGCTATCCTGAGCAAAAACGTCCAGACGGTGTGGGACAGATTGCCCCAGGAGGTCAAAGATGACTACGGAACAGAATATGTGAAGAAGG CGCTAGCGGTTATAACAGACAAAGTCACCAAGATGAGTGATGGGGATCTAATGAAGGTGGTCAGCTGTATGGAGCACGCTGTGGCCGCCGTCCGGCCACGCACCCGCTACTCACCGGGCTGGGACGCCAAGCTCTTCTGGCTGCCGCTGTCCTATATGCCAACCTGCATCAGTGACTACCTCCTGAGTAAAGAAGCCATTCCTATCGCCAAGCCTATACAATAG